A segment of the Halovivax limisalsi genome:
CCGATTCTTACCGTCGCCGGCCCTAGATGGCCTCGATGGACGCGCCGCTGTGGACGGAGGCCTACGCCCCGACCCTCGACGAGTTGCCGCAGGCCGACGCCCGCGAGATGCTCGGCGAGTCGGTCGACGAACCGCTGAACCTGATCCTCCAGGGGCCGCCGGGGAGCGGCAAGACCGCAGCCGCCCGGGCGCTCGCCAGGGCGGGACACGACCGTCCCGATTCGGACCTGATCGAGATCAACGTCGCCGACTTCTTCGGGCGCACGAAGACGGAGATCAAGAACGATCCGCGCTTCGAGGGCTTCCTCGTCGGCCGCTCGGACATGTCCAAGCGGGACATGATCAACCACGTCCTCAAGGAGTCGGCGAGCTACGCGCCCGTCGCGGGCGAGCACAAGACGCTCCTGCTCGACAACGCCGAGGCCGTCCGCGAGGACTTCCAGCAGGCGCTGCGGCGGATCATGGAGCAACACCACCGGACGACGCGCTTTCTCATCACCACCCGGCAGCCGACGAAGCTGATCCCGCCGATCCGCTCGCGGTGTTTCCCCGTGACGATGCGCGCGCCGACCAGCGAGGAGATCGTCTCGGTGCTCGAACCCATCGTCCGGGCGGAGGGCGTCGAGTACGACGAGGACGGGCTGGAGTTCGTCGCCGGCTACGCCGGCGGCAACCTCCGGGAGGCGATCCTGGCCGCCCAGACGACCGCCGTCGACGCCGGCGAAATCACGATGAGCGCCGCCTACGAGGTCCTCGGCGAGGTCGGCCTCGACGAGGAAATCTCGGGGATGCTCGACGACGCCGAGGCGGGCGAGTTCACCGACGCCAGGAAGACCCTCGACGACCTGCTCGTCGACGAAGGGCTCGACGGCATGGAGGTGCTCGACGCGATCCTCGAACGGGGGCGCAAGCGCTACCAGGGCGAGCGCCTGGCCGAACTCCACCGCCTCGCCGCCGACATCGAGTTCGACATGCAGGCCGGGACGAGCGACCGGATCCACGTCTCGCACCTGCTGGCGGAACTCGGCCGGGAGGCGTAGGTCAGCGACCGCCCACTGTTCGGGTGCGCGAACGGTCGACACCACGGACACCGAATCACGGTGTGGGCTGCCAACGGATCCGACGCGCTGTGCTCGTCCTGGCGTATACCCGGCGCTCGCCCCCGACATGTACGGGGCCACTCTTTTTCGCCGGGGTGATCGATCCCACGTATGCCGACGCTCCTCGAGACGCGCATACGGAACCGGTTCTGGGTCGAACCCCACCACGCCAACAGCCTCGGGACGCTCCACGGCGGCAACCTGATGATGTGGCTCGACGAGGTGGGGACGATGTCGGCGACGCGCTTCGCCGGCGAGCCCTGCGTCACTGCCAGCGTGACCGAACTCGACTTCGAGCGGCCGCTGCACGTCGGCGACACGGCGCTGGTCGAGTCCTACGTCTACGACGCCGGCGAGACGAGCGCCGAGGTGGCGCTCCGGGCCTGGCGCGAGAATCCCCGGACGGCCGAGACCGAACGGACGACGGCCTCCTCGTTCACGTTCGTCGCGATCGACGAGTCGGGCGGCACCGTCACCGTCCCCGAACTCCGCGTCGAAACCGACGAGGGTGAAGCCCTCCGCGAGCGCGCCCGTTCGCGATAGAAAACCATGGTCCCGCGCGTTCGACGGCCGTCGCGGCCGCGCGCGGAGCGGCGGCCGCGTTCGCCGTCAGTCGAGGCCGTAGTCCTCGAGCGAGTGGTAGTGCTTCCACGCGCCGATGACCTCGTCGGTGTCGAACTCGAGCGTGCCGTCGACGAGTTCGAGGGTGACGGTGTCCTCCTCGATCGTGGTGTCGTGGAGGTGCAGCTCGATCTGGGCGTCGAAGTCCGAGACGTTGACCATCAACTCGCCGTTCTCCTGGAGTCGCTCGCGCAGCGTTTCTGCTTCCATTGCGTCCCTATATCGGTCGGACAACCCAATAAAGCCACACTCCGCTCGGTAGGAGAAACGGTAACAGTGCCTGTCAGTCGGATCGATTTTCGGGCTGAACCGGGGCGCTTTCCGATGCCGGGGTGTACCGCAGCGCCCGAAACACGACGTCTTCCTTCCGATACCCAACATACATACTCTCGGCAACGAAGCACCATATCGATGACAGCTGAGGTGGACGAATCGGCGAGGATAGTCGATTCCGGCGTCGGGTACTCGGAAATCCGGGAGTTCGTCACCGTCCACGATTCGGAGATCGGTGACGGTTGTCGCATCTACGAACGGGCATCCCTCAAGAAGTGCCATCTGGCGGACGATATCGACGTCAACGCGGGAACGTACGTCGAGAACGCCGAGATCGGGGAGGCAGTCCAGATCGGCCCCAATTGCAGCGTCGTCGGGGTCACGCACGATCTGGGAGCGCGAGGAATGGAGTTCAGAAACGACGTCTTCGAGCGGATCATCCTCCACGAGGGGGTCTTCGTCGGCGCCGGTGCCGTGGTCGGCCCCGGCGTCGAAATCGGTGCCGGGACCGTCGTGGCGGCGGGCGCGACGGTCACTGACGAAATCGGGGCTGGAAAGATCGTCGTCGGATCGCCCCCGTCCCAGCGGATCGTCGATCTCCGCGAGTGGATGACGAGATCCTGAATTTACGCAAGCACAAGCACGTGGCGAGTCAGCGAGCGGTGGACGCGTCGTTCGAACGACGCCTCGATCGCCCAGCCGGCGTCACGCGCCGCGTCGGCCCAGGGCCGATCCGCGACGAGGACCGCGCGATCGGCGACGCGACGGGCCTCCGCGAGCGCGCCCGCGACGAGGTCGGCGAGTCCGTGCGTCTCGATCTTCGACTGCCGGCCGTACGGCGCGTCGAAGACGACCGCGTCGACGGCGTCGTCGGCGAGGGGCAGCTGCGTTCCGTCGCCGCGCGCGACGTGCCAGTCGCCGCGGTCGACTCCGATCGACGACGGTTCCTCGCCATCGAGGAAGTGCGCCAGGTTCTCGCGCGCACCGCGGACCATCTTCGCCTGCGCGTCGGTCCCGATCACGTCCGCGCCGACGAGGCCCGCTTCGACGAGGCCGCCACCCGTGCCGCACATCGGATCGA
Coding sequences within it:
- a CDS encoding AAA family ATPase, which gives rise to MDAPLWTEAYAPTLDELPQADAREMLGESVDEPLNLILQGPPGSGKTAAARALARAGHDRPDSDLIEINVADFFGRTKTEIKNDPRFEGFLVGRSDMSKRDMINHVLKESASYAPVAGEHKTLLLDNAEAVREDFQQALRRIMEQHHRTTRFLITTRQPTKLIPPIRSRCFPVTMRAPTSEEIVSVLEPIVRAEGVEYDEDGLEFVAGYAGGNLREAILAAQTTAVDAGEITMSAAYEVLGEVGLDEEISGMLDDAEAGEFTDARKTLDDLLVDEGLDGMEVLDAILERGRKRYQGERLAELHRLAADIEFDMQAGTSDRIHVSHLLAELGREA
- a CDS encoding acyl-CoA thioesterase; the protein is MPTLLETRIRNRFWVEPHHANSLGTLHGGNLMMWLDEVGTMSATRFAGEPCVTASVTELDFERPLHVGDTALVESYVYDAGETSAEVALRAWRENPRTAETERTTASSFTFVAIDESGGTVTVPELRVETDEGEALRERARSR
- a CDS encoding acyltransferase — translated: MTAEVDESARIVDSGVGYSEIREFVTVHDSEIGDGCRIYERASLKKCHLADDIDVNAGTYVENAEIGEAVQIGPNCSVVGVTHDLGARGMEFRNDVFERIILHEGVFVGAGAVVGPGVEIGAGTVVAAGATVTDEIGAGKIVVGSPPSQRIVDLREWMTRS